Sequence from the Erythrobacter insulae genome:
TGCGAAATTGCCTTCGAACAAAAGGCGCATCGGATCGCCTTCGTAACCAAAGGCAGGCTGAACGCCGACAAAGACATTGCCGAATTGAGCGCCGAGCACCTGAATGTGGCCGCCATCGCTTTGCGCTTTACCGGGGGCAGGGCCCCATTGCGCTTCGATTTCTGCGAGATGTGGCTCGCGCCGGACATGCTGGTCAGCGGGAATGCGCGCGGCGACATTTGCGTCTGATCCGTATCGTTCCGCATTGCCTTCGAGCAGAGCGGTGCGCAGCGCATCGACGCTTTTTGGTGCGTCTACGCTGTACCCTTCGGCTGTTAACCGTTGCAGAGTGGCGTGAAGCGATTCGTAAACCGCCAGAAACGCCGCAGTGCCAGTGGCCCCTGCATTGGGCGGGAAGTTGAACAGAACGATTGCGAGCTTGCGCTCGGCGCGTTCACTGCGGCGAAGCGCAATCAGTTTTGCCGTGCGCGCAGCAAGAGCTTCGGCCCGTTCGGGACAGCTTTGCATCGGGCGAAGGTGATCGGAAGCTGGCTTTTCGCACCGACGGGCGCAGCCTTCGCAAACGGCGCCTTCTCCGGCACGCCCGCCAAACACGCTGGGCGCGATTGAGCCATCAAGCTCGGGCAGGGCAACCATCATGGTCGCTTCGAGTGGCAGAAGGCCTTGATCGCGGCCGCGCCATTCCTCGATTGTCTGGAATTCAATCGCATGCGCCGCAAGGTACGGCACGTCCATCTTGCCCAACACTTCGCGAGCCGCCTCTGCATCGTTGTAGGCAGGGCCGCCAACCAGCGAAAATCCGGTCAGGTTGACGATGGCATCGACAGTGCGATTGCCGTGTTCGTCCATAAAGAACTTTTCGATCGCAGGGCGCGCATCAAGACCGCTGGCAAATACCGGAATGACTTTCATTCCAGCGGCTTCGAACGCGGCGATCGCGCCATCATAATGGCCGCTATCGTGCCCCAGAAGATAAGAGCGCAGCAGGATCAGTCCGACCGTGCCGTTTTCCGCTTTGCCGCGCGGCAACAGGCGCAGGCTTTCAGAAATGCGTTGATTGGTACGCGGATGATAGACGCCGGTTTCAGGATATTCCTGCGGCGCATCCGCTTTCGTCGCGCCGCGCCGTCCGGCGCGCTCGCCCGCAGCATAGCGGTCGATTAGCGAGCGAACCATCGCGACCATGTTCTCTTCGGACCCGGAAAGCCAATATTGCAGGGTCAGGAAATAAGCGCGCACATCCTGCGCCGTGCCCGGAATAAACTTAAGAATTTTCGGAAGCCGGCGCAGCATCTTCATCTGGCCAGCCCCAGAGCTTGCACCCGCTTTTTTCGAGCCGCGCAGCTTTTTCAGCATCGCGAGCGGGCCTTTGGCCGGGGCGTCCATCCGGTAACCGCCCATCCGGGTAAGTTTAACCACTTCACCTGCCGACATCAGGCAAACCATCGCGTCGCAATCTTCACGGCGGGCTTCGAGTGTGGGCAGAATGGCGCGGCAATGATCGTCAAGGAACAGCATCGTCGCAATGACGATGTCGGCTTGTTCGATTGCCGCTTTGGTTTGGTCCAGCGCGTCTTCGCCCCTGTCCCAGTCAGCCGCAGCGTGCAGGGTGAGTTCGATGTTTTCTTTAGCGAGCGCATTGCCCGCCCGTTCGACTGCACCTTTGAGGTGATTATCGAGCGTGACAATCGCGACCCGCACCGGAGTGGACCGGTGGGCAAGGATGGAGGAAGGGGCGCTATTTGGCATAATGCGCCTTTGCATCATACAGCGTTTCCAGACCGATTTCGGACAGGCCCTGATCAACGGCGTATGCTTCTGTATTGCGGCGCGCTTTGCCCCGGACAAAGAACGGAATTTTCTTCAACTCGCGCTCGGCCTCGGCGGTCCAGATTGAACCGTCATTCACCGGAATTACCGGTTCTTCGGGCACTTGTGCGTCAATCGTTGGTGCGTGGCCGCTGGACTGACGCGGAGCGTGGGCTGCATGGTGCGATGGACCTGCTTCGTCAGAGAATTCGAAATCCTCACGGAACATGGTCAGCAGGTGTTCTTCAAGGCCCATCACCAGCGGGTGAACCCAGGTGTCAAAGATGACATTCGCGCCTTCAAAGCCCATCTGCGGGCTGTGGCGCGCCGGGAAATCCTGCACATGGACCGGCGATGAAATCACCGCACAAGGCAGTCCCAGACGTTTGGCAATATGGCGTTCCATTTGCGTGCCCAGCACCAGTTCAGGTGAAGCGGCGGCAATCGCGTCTTCGACTTCCATGTGATCATCGGTGATCAGCGGTTCGACACCGTGTTCTTTCGCCTCGGCGCGGATTTCGCGGGCAAATTCGCGGTTGTAACAGCCAAGCCCGCAGACCTCGAAACCCAGCTCGTGCTTGGCGATGCGCGCAGCGGCAACAGCGTGTGTCGCGTCGCCGAAAATGAATACCCGTTTGCCGGTCAGATAGGTCGAATCGACCGAGCGGCTCCACCAGGGCATTCTTGATTGGTTGTCGCCGAGGGCAAGCGTGGGATCTGCACTTGCCAACTCGGCGACGTCGGTAATGAAAGCACGAGTGGCCATCACACCGATAGGGACACTGCGAACGGTCGGCTGGTTGAAAGTTTTTTCAAGCCAGCGGGCCGCTTCGTCAGCGATCTCGGGATAGAGTGAAATGTTGAAATCAGCCGCGCCGATGCGGGTGATATCAGAAGGCGTAGCGCCCAAAGGAGCCACGAGGTTCACCTCGACGTTCAGCGCCTCAAGGATCTTGTGAATTTCAACCAGATCGTCGCGGTGGCGGAAACCGAGCGCGGTCGGACCAAGGATATTGGCGCGCGCTTTTCTGCCTTCCATCGGCTCGCGTGTGATTGATTTGTCCGCAAGGGTGCGCACAATTTGATAAAATGTCTCGGCTGCGCCCCAGTTTTCCTTGCGCTGATAACTCGGCAGCTCAAGCGGGATCGCCGGGCAGGGCAGGTCCATCGCCTCGCTCAGTCCGGCTGGATCGTCCTGGATCAGTTCGGCTGTGCAAGATGCGCCCACGATCATCGCCTGCGGTTTGAACCGGGCGGCGGCTTCGCGTGCTGCGTTCTGGAACAGCTGGGCTGTGTCCTTGCCCAGATCGCGGGCTTCAAACGTTGTGTATGTTACAGGCGGGCGTTTGCCGCGCCGCTCGATCATGGTGAAAAGCAGGTCGGCATAGGTATCGCCCTGGGGGGCGTGCAGCACATAGTGCAGCTTTTCCATCGCGGTCGCGACGCGCATTGCACCGACGTGGGGCGGGCCTTCATATGTCCAGACGGAGAGTTGCATCGCCTATACCTCCAACACGTCGCGGCGCCGCAGCGGCCGGGCAAAGAGTTCGGCGAGATCGCCCGCTTGGTCGAAACCATGGATCGGTGAAAATACGAGTTCGATCGCCCACTTGGTCGAGAACCCTTCCGCCTCCAGCGGATTGGCAAGCCCAAGGCCGCAAACAGTCAGATCGGGTTTATCAGCGCGAACACGGTCCAGTTGCCGCTCGACATCCTGACCTTCGCTGATGCGCGCGGATGGCGGGATCAAATCAAGCTCCAGCGCACAATGCGCGCGGTGCAGATATGGCGTTCCGACTTCGACCGGGATCATGTCCAGCTCTGTCGCGAGGAAACGCGCCAATGGCACTTCCAGCTGGGAATCCGGCAGGAAGCTGATGCGTTTGCCTTCAAGGTTCGCCTTGACGTGAGAGATCGCGCGTTTCGCCCGTTGACGGCCCGGCTCAACCACGCGGTCAAAATGCGCCTCGTCGATGCCAAAAGCGTCCGCAGCGGCTTTAAGCCAGCTCGTTGTGCCTTCTGCGCCGAACGGGAACAGAGCATCAAGCCGGACAGCGCCGCGTCCTTCGAGCGCCATCGCCGTTTCGGCCAGAAAAGGTTGAGCCAGCAAATAGCGCGTGTTCGGCCCGACACGGGGCAAATCGCGGGCATTGCGGGCGGGCAGACACCCGACATTATCAATACCAAGCTCTGCGAACAGGCGAAGGAACTGGTCCTCGACAATATCAGGCAGCGATCCAACGATCAGCAGGTCTTGCGGGGCATCCGCGACATGGGCGGGCATTTCCGGCACCAGCGCGGTAAGGCATGCGTCCTCGCCTTGGGTGAATGTCGTCTCGATGCCGCTACCCGAATAATTCAGGATGCGGACATTGGGCATATGCTGTTTGCCAAGGCGCTCTGCAGCCTTTGCCAGATCCAGCTTGATCACTTCGGACGGACAAGATCCGACCAGAAACAAGGTCTTGATATCAGGGCGGCGCGAAAGAAGACGATCAACCACCCGGTCAAGCTCGTCTTGCGCATCGACCATACCGGCCAGATCGCGCTCTTCCATAATGGCGGTCGCGAAACGCGGTTCGGCAAAAATCATAACGCCGGCCGCCGATTGCAGAAGGTGCGCACAAGTGCGCGAACCTACGACAAGGAAGAAGGCATCCTGCATCTTGCGGTGCAGCCAGACGATCCCGGTAAGACCGCAGAAAACTTCGCGTTGGCCGCGCTCACGCAAGACCGGGCGCGGTGTATCGGCCGAAGGAGTATCACAGCCGGAAAGAGTGGCAGCTATATTCATGCCATCACCGCCCGTGTTTCAGCAGCCTGAAGGCGGGCGGCGCGCAATTTCCAGATGAACTGCCCCGCATTGACCAGATAGGTTGCATAGGCCGCGAGAGCGACGAGCATACGCTGCTCTACAGTGCCAAACGCGCCCAGCAGCATCACCAGATAGATCGTGTGCAGCGCCAGAACGAGCATCGAAAAGACGTCTTCCCAGAAAAACGCCGGAGCAAACAGCCACCGCCCGAACACGACCTTTTCCCAGATCGAGCCTGTGATCATGATTGTATAAAGGATGAGCGTTTTGCCGACGATTGAAAGGTCAGCGGCGAATGCGTCTTCGCCAGTGGTCAGATACCGAATGACCAACACCAGACTGGCGATGAAAACGAAAAACTGGACCGGAGCAAGAACGCCCTGGACGATTGTCCAAACCGATTCGTCACGCCTGCGGCGCTCTTCTGCGGAATAAAGCGCGCCATCCTGCCGCTCATCACTACCTGCCTTGGCAGGACGTGATGCGAATGCGGTTGCAGATGTGCGCTTTTGCCGACTCATAGTGTGAAATGCCTTCTCATCCAGAGCCAGTGACTACGCCTTGCAAATCAATGTGTCAATCAAAGTGGACGTCGTGTTAGCTTGACATAAAAAGACCGGGTTATGCGGTCTTGTTTGCTCAATCAGGAAAAAACGCGTAGGACTTGAATCGTAGGTGTGAGGGGCTGAAATGGATTTGGCTGCACCGACAGCGACGCAATCTGCGCCGACCCGGCACGCTGGACCGGGATGAAGGAAGGCTCGCAGAGTGGATACCCATCAAAAGCAAGCGAACGGCGTCACATCACCTGCGTGGCGCAAAGTGTTCGCCAATCCTTTAAGCCGTTTCACGTCCAAAAAGGGGGCGCCTGTCAAAGATAATGGCCCGCTTTCCGACGATTCAATCAACGCGATCATCGAGGGGGATATCATCCCGCGACTTCTAATGGCGCACGCATTGGGCAAAACGCCTCTGACACAGCCTAAAGACTCCGAAATTGACCCTATTGATGCCAAGAATTTTGCAAAGCTGCCGATGCGGCTGGAGGCGTCCAATCTGCTTGAGGAGGTGGATAACTTTCTTGAGGCCGGAGTAAGCTTGGATGCAATTTACCTCGATTTGTTGGCGCCTGCTGCGCGCAAGCTGGGTGAGATGTGGGAAAACGATGAATGTGATTTTGTCGATGTGACCATGGGTCTGTGGCGGCTTCAGGAAGTGATGCGCGAAGTGGGTGTTCGATCACCCGCGCCAGTTGTAAAAGACTTTGAAAATCAACCACGTGCAATTTTTGCACCAATGCCGGGCGATCAGCACAGTTTTGGTGCGCAGATGATTGATGAAGTTTTCAGCCGTGCCGGTTGGGATAGCGAGGCGTTGGTGAAGCCCGAACGCCGTGATTTGCTCGACCGTTTGGCCCGGAAATCCTACGATTTGGTAGGATTGACGCTATCTCGCGATTGCCCTAGCGCCGCCGTATCGAAGCTGATTGTTGCCATGCGAAGTATGTCTGCCAATCCGAATATTTCGATTTTAGTAGGGGGTCGTTCAGTCAATGACGATCCTTCAATTGTTGCGAAAGTAGGAGCCGATGGGACCGGCGCCGATGCTCGCGCTGCGTTGGAAGAGGCCGAGAGATTGGTCGGTTCCGCAGCTGTGCGTGCGCAATCCAGGCGTTAACTCAGGACCCGAAAATGCTCACACGTAAGCATAGTATTGAAGGCAAGCATCAGTTCGGCAAAGCTGCCGACTTGTTTGGCACGCTGGACGCCGACGCCGCTATGAAACTTGCGATGGTGGCGGGTGATGTCACCTTGGTGCTTGATGATGCAGGCACCATTCTCGATGCGGCGTTTGACCCCAATGAATTCCCTGAATTTGCCAACTGGACCGGTGAAAACTGGATCGAGACTGTTACCGATGAAAGCCGCCCGAAAATCATGGAGATGCTGGCTGCGGCGCGCCGCGGTGAGGTGCAGCATTGGCGTCAGGTAAACCACCCGTCACGCCACGGCGATGTGCCTATTCGCTATTCGGTGCTGACGGTAAATAACGGTGAGCACAGGATCGCGTTCGGCCGTGATTTGCGCGACGCAGGCAAGCTGCAGCAAAGATTGCTTCAGGTGCAACAATCGCTTGAGCGTGATTACCTGCAAATGCGCCAGTTGGAGGCGCGCTATCGCATGTTGTTCGACCGTTCTTCCGAAGCGGTGGCGGTGCTTGAGGCGCAGACTTTGCGGATTCGCGAGGCGAACCCCGCCGCGCATTCCATGCTGGGTGTCAAGGCGGGCGGTCTAGCGGGTAAAAAATTCCCGAGCCTGATCGAAAAGGAATCGCGTGATGCGCTTCAGGCGATGGCTGGCGCGGCCATAGCGTCCGACGCTGTAACCCCTGTTGAAATCACCGTTTCCAAAGGGGCACGGAAAGTCTCCCTTTCGATCAACGGTTTCTCGCAGGATCGCGGGCAGTTCCTGCTGCTTCGCATGTCGCCTGTGGGGGCCGACAAAAGCAA
This genomic interval carries:
- the ppsR gene encoding transcriptional regulator PpsR, coding for MLTRKHSIEGKHQFGKAADLFGTLDADAAMKLAMVAGDVTLVLDDAGTILDAAFDPNEFPEFANWTGENWIETVTDESRPKIMEMLAAARRGEVQHWRQVNHPSRHGDVPIRYSVLTVNNGEHRIAFGRDLRDAGKLQQRLLQVQQSLERDYLQMRQLEARYRMLFDRSSEAVAVLEAQTLRIREANPAAHSMLGVKAGGLAGKKFPSLIEKESRDALQAMAGAAIASDAVTPVEITVSKGARKVSLSINGFSQDRGQFLLLRMSPVGADKSNDASPLFDLVDHMPDAFVMANANLEIVSANQSFVELVQAASLDQLRGRQLSETLGRPGIDLDLIEGQIDQHGAARNVSTVLRSGNEMEGEPVELSAVRSSGEDPLYAFVIRPIGRRLRDLPPGSQDLPRSVEQLTDLVGRMSLKDIVRESTDLIERLCIEAALAYTSDNRASAAEILGLSRQSLYSKLHRYGLGNLPNETE
- a CDS encoding ferredoxin:protochlorophyllide reductase (ATP-dependent) subunit N: MNIAATLSGCDTPSADTPRPVLRERGQREVFCGLTGIVWLHRKMQDAFFLVVGSRTCAHLLQSAAGVMIFAEPRFATAIMEERDLAGMVDAQDELDRVVDRLLSRRPDIKTLFLVGSCPSEVIKLDLAKAAERLGKQHMPNVRILNYSGSGIETTFTQGEDACLTALVPEMPAHVADAPQDLLIVGSLPDIVEDQFLRLFAELGIDNVGCLPARNARDLPRVGPNTRYLLAQPFLAETAMALEGRGAVRLDALFPFGAEGTTSWLKAAADAFGIDEAHFDRVVEPGRQRAKRAISHVKANLEGKRISFLPDSQLEVPLARFLATELDMIPVEVGTPYLHRAHCALELDLIPPSARISEGQDVERQLDRVRADKPDLTVCGLGLANPLEAEGFSTKWAIELVFSPIHGFDQAGDLAELFARPLRRRDVLEV
- the bchF gene encoding 2-vinyl bacteriochlorophyllide hydratase, with protein sequence MSRQKRTSATAFASRPAKAGSDERQDGALYSAEERRRRDESVWTIVQGVLAPVQFFVFIASLVLVIRYLTTGEDAFAADLSIVGKTLILYTIMITGSIWEKVVFGRWLFAPAFFWEDVFSMLVLALHTIYLVMLLGAFGTVEQRMLVALAAYATYLVNAGQFIWKLRAARLQAAETRAVMA
- a CDS encoding cobalamin B12-binding domain-containing protein — translated: MDTHQKQANGVTSPAWRKVFANPLSRFTSKKGAPVKDNGPLSDDSINAIIEGDIIPRLLMAHALGKTPLTQPKDSEIDPIDAKNFAKLPMRLEASNLLEEVDNFLEAGVSLDAIYLDLLAPAARKLGEMWENDECDFVDVTMGLWRLQEVMREVGVRSPAPVVKDFENQPRAIFAPMPGDQHSFGAQMIDEVFSRAGWDSEALVKPERRDLLDRLARKSYDLVGLTLSRDCPSAAVSKLIVAMRSMSANPNISILVGGRSVNDDPSIVAKVGADGTGADARAALEEAERLVGSAAVRAQSRR
- the bchB gene encoding ferredoxin:protochlorophyllide reductase (ATP-dependent) subunit B → MQLSVWTYEGPPHVGAMRVATAMEKLHYVLHAPQGDTYADLLFTMIERRGKRPPVTYTTFEARDLGKDTAQLFQNAAREAAARFKPQAMIVGASCTAELIQDDPAGLSEAMDLPCPAIPLELPSYQRKENWGAAETFYQIVRTLADKSITREPMEGRKARANILGPTALGFRHRDDLVEIHKILEALNVEVNLVAPLGATPSDITRIGAADFNISLYPEIADEAARWLEKTFNQPTVRSVPIGVMATRAFITDVAELASADPTLALGDNQSRMPWWSRSVDSTYLTGKRVFIFGDATHAVAAARIAKHELGFEVCGLGCYNREFAREIRAEAKEHGVEPLITDDHMEVEDAIAAASPELVLGTQMERHIAKRLGLPCAVISSPVHVQDFPARHSPQMGFEGANVIFDTWVHPLVMGLEEHLLTMFREDFEFSDEAGPSHHAAHAPRQSSGHAPTIDAQVPEEPVIPVNDGSIWTAEAERELKKIPFFVRGKARRNTEAYAVDQGLSEIGLETLYDAKAHYAK